AAAGTAAGGTGAATTTACAAGGGTATGCGCTTCGTTTTTAGCTGTTTTGTATGCCGTTTTATACGAATCGTGTACTTTATAATCTAAAACATCGATAGCTAAATCGTTATGTAAATCACGTTTCTTTCCCGTTTTAGCGTCTACACGATCGTAATCGTAAATACGGTATGTGATATCGGAAGTTTGTTGAATTTCCGCCAACAAAACCCCGGCACCAATGGCGTGAACACGCCCTGTAGGAATGTAAAACGTATCACCACTCTGCACCGTTTCATGGTGCATCACATCTAAAATCGTATTATTTTCTAAGTATGTTTTATAGGCTTCTTTACTTATTTCTTTATCGAAACCTACAATAAGTTCGGCATTTTCATCAGCTTGCATGACATACCACATTTCATTTTTCCCAAAGGAATTATGACGCTCCTTAGCAATTTCATTACTAGGATGTACTTGAACAGACAACGGTGTTTTGGCATCAATAAACTTAATCAGTAATGGAAAATCCTCTCCAAAAGCTTCATAAACCTTCTTACCTATAAAATCGCCTTGATATGTTTTTATTAAATCCTTTAAAGTACTGCCTTGTAAGGCACCTCGAGTTACTACGGTTTCATCTCCAGAAACATCAGAAATCTCCCAAGATTCACCAATACAATCTTCGGTATATTTTTTATGGAGTTGCGTTTTTAGTTTCTCACCGCCCCAAATACGGTATTTAAATAATGGGGTAAACTTTAAAGGGTACAATTTCATAAGCCGTTGGTTTTAAAACATAATTTATTAGCTTGGTAAGCACAAAGCTAAACATTTTTAGACCAAAACCAAGCTAGCTTAACGTCTTCGACTTCCAGAATACTCCATAGCATCACCTTTACCGAAACCATAGCTAAACCCAAAAGTTATAAAACGCCCACGCTTGTTTTTACTATAAGCTTCAAAATCGTCTTGAACAGTAACACTTTCCTGAATACGGGATTCAAAAACATCACGTACACTCATATTAATAACACCTTTACCCTTTAATATTTTTTTGCGTAAACCTAAATCTAGAAATATATTGTCGCTTACCTCGCTCTGAATGGTTTGGTATTTTGAATTGTAATTTCCTGTAGCTTCAAAATCGATATCAGCAGGAAATTTAAATTTGGCTAGGATTTTAGAATTCCATTGGTCACCTTTAAAATCAAATACAGTCGTCTGAAAACTTCCCACGCGACTAAACTTATTATAATTGAAATCAACATTAAAGCTAAGCCATTGTACAGGGCTAATTTTGGTATTAAACTCGATTCCATAAGTGCTATTCGTTCCAATATTTTCGGGACGTTGCACAATCACGTTGTTTGAAGATGTTGAAACACGCTCTATCACTTCGGTGGTATACCTCTGGAACAATCCGAAATTTAATGATGTTTTTCCGATATCAAAAATACTAGTTACTTCATAGGAATCTGTAAATTCGGGTTGAAGGTCAGGATTTCCTTGACGGATGTTAAAGTTGTTTCTTATATTAAAAAATGGATTTAAATCCCAAAGTCTGGGTCTGTAAATACGTTTAGAGTATCCCGCTTGCAAGGAAACCATATCCGATATTTTATAAGACGTATGAATGCTAGGAAAAAAATTGAAATAATCTTGATTATTAGCTTCGTCGGTATCAACCAATAACGTATTTACTTTGGTATACTCCATTCTTAATCCCGGTTTTACGCCCCATTTTCCACTATCAAAAGCACCAGTAACGTAAACACCTAATACATCTTGGTCGAATTCAAAAATATTGGTAAGACCAAAATCGGTTTCAAAATTACCATTTATTAAGTTTTGCACTTCATAGTCGTTACTCACATCACTTAAAACATATTGCACACCAGTTTCCATGCTCCATTTTTCAGAAAAAGGCTTGGTATAGTCTAACTTAAAAGTAAAAGTGTTTTCTCCAAAATCGGTTCTAGTACGTTGTGTGG
This genomic interval from Tamlana carrageenivorans contains the following:
- a CDS encoding type I phosphomannose isomerase catalytic subunit gives rise to the protein MKLYPLKFTPLFKYRIWGGEKLKTQLHKKYTEDCIGESWEISDVSGDETVVTRGALQGSTLKDLIKTYQGDFIGKKVYEAFGEDFPLLIKFIDAKTPLSVQVHPSNEIAKERHNSFGKNEMWYVMQADENAELIVGFDKEISKEAYKTYLENNTILDVMHHETVQSGDTFYIPTGRVHAIGAGVLLAEIQQTSDITYRIYDYDRVDAKTGKKRDLHNDLAIDVLDYKVHDSYKTAYKTAKNEAHTLVNSPYFKTNIIDVDASINRDFTELDSFVIYICVEGDVELLCNNSNYSIKRGETILLPASINNVTLKSEGAKCIEVFM